The nucleotide window GCTTCTTAGACCAGACAGGCCGAGGGTTGTTAGCAAGGGACTTTATACGATTCATAATCTTTTGGGTATCGCTTTTAGGAATTTTTACTAGATCCTTGCGGATAACGCTCGGTAGAATCTGGATATTATATGCCACCACTGCGCTGAAGCTCTTTTAGGGCAGCCTCGTATGAAAGTGGGGTCTCTTTTTTGGCTAATCGCGAGCGAATGGTAGTAATGTCCTCCAGATCTTCCGCGAGCTGGGCTTGCAATGCTTCATTCATAAGGCCCGAAATAGACTGGCCAGTTTCTACCGCACGCAGTTTTAGGGTCTTATACAATTTCGAGTCTA belongs to Verrucomicrobiia bacterium and includes:
- a CDS encoding type II toxin-antitoxin system RelE/ParE family toxin codes for the protein MVAYNIQILPSVIRKDLVKIPKSDTQKIMNRIKSLANNPRPVWSKKLSGREEYRARQGNYRILYVIEDEIKIVQVTKVGHRRHIYG
- a CDS encoding CopG family transcriptional regulator yields the protein MNTKATLYLDSKLYKTLKLRAVETGQSISGLMNEALQAQLAEDLEDITTIRSRLAKKETPLSYEAALKELQRSGGI